A window from Megalops cyprinoides isolate fMegCyp1 chromosome 8, fMegCyp1.pri, whole genome shotgun sequence encodes these proteins:
- the uba2 gene encoding SUMO-activating enzyme subunit 2 produces the protein MAQLVGPLRAELAESAAAARALVVGAGGIGCELLKSLVLTGFARVEVIDLDTIDVSNLNRQFLFQKKHVGKSKAQVAKESVLQFCPKANITAYHDSIMNPDYNVEFFRNFTLVMNALDNRAARNHVNRMCLAADVPLIESGTAGYLGQVTVIKKGLTECYECQPKPAQKTFPGCTIRNTPSEPIHCIVWAKYLFNQLFGEEDADQEVSPDTADPEAAWDPAEAAARAGASNQDGDIRRVSTKEWARSTGYDPVKIFNKLFKDDIMYLLTMDKLWRKRKAPLPLDWAEVQKLVCPQDDTLGAGLRDQHVLSVRGYAQLFGRSVETLRAQLAEKGEAGELTWDKDDPPAMDFVTAAANLRMHIFSMAMKSRFDVKSMAGNIIPAIATTNAVIAGLIVLEALKILAGDLEQCRTIFLNKQPNPRKKLLVPCALDPPRAGCYVCAARPEVTVRLDVRSTLVLSLQDKILKEKFGMVAPDVQIEDGKGTILISSEEGETEGNNARCLADFGIRNGSRLQADDFLQDYTLMVNVLHCEDLGKDVEFEVVGDAPEKAPPPAATQGEAGKSIANGSEDSAQPSTSTKAPGDQDDVVLLESDEEAEEEEGAAPSSSAPPPGAQKRKRPDVAAETAEGVAKRKRLAPPPDGDDDDDDIIALD, from the exons ATGGCGCAGCTCGTGGGCCCGCTCCGCGCCGAGCTCGCGGAGTCGGCGGCGGCGGCGCGCGCGCTCGTGGTGGGCGCGGGCGGCATCGGCTGCGAGCTGCTCAAGAGCCTCGTGCTCACGGGCTTCGCGCGCGTGGAAgtg ATCGACCTGGACACCATCGACGTTAGCAACCTGAACCGGCAGTTCCTCTTCCAGAAGAAGCATGTGGGCAAGTCCAAGGCGCAG GTCGCGAAGGAGAGCGTCCTGCAGTTCTGCCCCAAAGCTAACATCACGGCGTACCACGATAGCATCATGAA ccCCGATTATAACGTGGAGTTTTTCCGCAACTTTACGCTGGTGATGAACGCGCTGGATAACCGAG ccgCCCGTAACCACGTGAACCGCATGTGCCTGGCGGCGGACGTGCCGCTCATCGAGTCCGGGACTGCCGGCTACCTGGGTCAGGTGACCGTCATCAAGAAG GGGCTAACGGAGTGCTACGAGTGCCAGCCCAAGCCGGCGCAGAAAACCTTCCCAGGATGCACCATCCGCAACACGCCGTCGGAGCCGATCCACTGCATCGTGTGGGCGAAGTACCTGTTCAA CCAGCTGTTCGGAGAGGAAGACGCCGACCAGGAAGTGTCGCCCGACACCGCCGACCCCGAGGCCGCCT GGGACCCGGCGGAGGCCGCCGCCCGCGCCGGCGCGTCCAACCAGGACGGCGACATCAGGCGGGTCTCGACCAAAGAGTGGGCGCGGTCCACGGGCTACGACCCCGTCAAGATCTTCAACAAG CTGTTCAAGGACGACATCATGTACCTGCTAACGATGGATAAGCTGTGGAGGAAGCGCAAGGCGCCGCTACCGCTAGACTGGGCCGAGGTGCAGAAGCTGG TCTGCCCGCAGGACGACAccctgggggcggggctgcgCGACCAGCACGTGCTGAGCGTCCGCGGCTACGCCCAGCTCTTCGGCCGCAGCGTGGAGACGCTGCGCGCGCAGCTAGCGGAGAAGGGCGAGGCGGGCGAGCTAACCTGGGACAAG GACGACCCCCCGGCGATGGACTTCGTCACCGCGGCGGCGAACCTGCGGATGCACATCTTCAGCATGGCGATGAAGAGCCGCTTCGACGTGAAGT CCATGGCGGGTAACATCATCCCGGCGATCGCCACCACCAACGCGGTGATCGCCGGCCTCATCGTGCTGGAGGCGCTGAAGATCCTGGCAGGAGACCTGGAGCAGTGCCGCACG atcTTCCTCAACAAGCAGCCGAACCCGCGTAAGAAGCTGCTGGTGCCGTGCGCCCTGGACCCGCCGCGCGCCGGCTGCTACGTGTGCGCCGCCCGGCCCGAGGTCACCGTGCGGCTGGACGTGCGCAGCACGCTGGTGCTCAGCCTGCAGGACAAG ATCCTGAAGGAAAAGTTCGGCATGGTGGCGCCCGACGTGCAGATCGAGGACGGCAAAGGGACCATCCTCATCTCCTCGGAGGAGGGGGAGACCGAGG ggaACAACGCCCGCTGCCTGGCGGACTTCGGCATCCGGAACGGGAGTCGGCTCCAGGCCGACGACTTCCTGCAGGACTACACACTGATGGTCAACGTGCTGcactg cgAGGATCTTGGGAAGGATGTGGAGTTTGAGGTGGTGGGCGACGCCCCGGAGAAAGCCCCGCCCCCAGCAGCCACCCAGGGCGAGGCGGGGAAGAGCATAGCCAATGGGAGCGAAGACTCCGCCCAGCCGTCCACCTCCACCAAGG CCCCCGGCGACCAGGACGACGTGGTCCTCCTCGAATCAGacgaggaggcggaggaggaggagggcgccGCCCCGTCCTCCTCGGCCCCGCCCCCCGGCGCCCAGAAGCGCAAGCGCCCGGACGTCGCCGCGGAGACCGCCGAGGGCGTCGCCAAGCGCAAGcgcctggccccgccccccgacggcgacgacgacgacgatgaCATCATCGCGCTCGactga